The Pseudomonas sp. DG56-2 genome contains a region encoding:
- a CDS encoding peptidylprolyl isomerase — MLIAANKAVSIDYTLTNDAGEVIDSSAGGAPLVYLHGAGNIIPGLEKALEGKTAGDELEVAIEPEDAYGEYLAELVSTLNRSMFEGVDQLEVGMQFHASAPDGQMQIVTIRDLDGDDVTVDGNHPLAGQRLNFKVKVITIRDASEEEVAHGHVHGEGGHHH, encoded by the coding sequence CTGTCTCCATCGACTATACCCTCACCAACGACGCTGGTGAGGTCATCGACAGCTCCGCCGGCGGCGCTCCGCTGGTTTACCTGCATGGCGCAGGCAACATCATTCCTGGCCTGGAAAAAGCCCTGGAAGGTAAAACTGCCGGTGACGAACTGGAAGTTGCCATCGAACCAGAAGACGCCTACGGCGAATACCTGGCCGAACTGGTCAGCACCCTGAACCGCAGCATGTTCGAAGGCGTCGACCAACTGGAAGTGGGCATGCAGTTCCACGCTTCTGCTCCAGATGGCCAGATGCAGATCGTTACCATCCGTGATCTGGATGGCGACGACGTAACTGTCGACGGCAACCACCCACTGGCGGGTCAGCGCCTGAACTTCAAGGTCAAGGTCATCACCATTCGTGACGCCAGCGAAGAAGAAGTAGCTCATGGCCACGTCCATGGCGAAGGTGGCCATCACCACTGA
- the trxB gene encoding thioredoxin-disulfide reductase, with product MSEVRHSRVIILGSGPAGYSAAVYAARANLKPLLITGMQAGGQLTTTTEVDNWPGDAHGLTGPALMQRMQEHAERFETEVVFDHINAVDLASKPYTLKGDSATYTCDALIIATGASARYLGLPSEEAFMGKGVSACATCDGFFYRNKPVAVVGGGNTAVEEALYLANIASKVTLVHRRETFRAEKILVDKLNARVAEGKIELKLNATLDEVLGDDMGVTGARLKNNDGSFDEIKVDGVFIAIGHTPNTSLFEGQLTLKDGYLVVNGGRDGNATATNVEGVFAAGDVADHVYRQAITSAGAGCMAALDVERYLDGLQNA from the coding sequence ATGTCTGAAGTTCGTCATTCGCGTGTGATTATTCTTGGCTCCGGCCCTGCCGGTTACAGTGCCGCCGTGTACGCCGCACGTGCCAACCTCAAGCCGCTGCTGATTACCGGCATGCAGGCTGGCGGCCAGCTGACCACCACCACGGAAGTCGACAACTGGCCGGGCGATGCCCATGGCCTGACTGGTCCGGCACTGATGCAGCGTATGCAGGAACACGCCGAACGCTTCGAGACCGAAGTGGTGTTCGATCACATCAACGCCGTTGACCTGGCCAGCAAGCCGTACACCCTCAAAGGTGACAGCGCCACCTACACCTGCGATGCCCTGATCATCGCTACCGGTGCCAGCGCTCGCTACCTGGGCCTGCCATCGGAAGAAGCGTTCATGGGCAAAGGTGTTTCTGCCTGCGCGACCTGCGATGGTTTCTTCTACCGCAACAAGCCAGTGGCAGTCGTCGGTGGCGGTAACACCGCTGTTGAAGAAGCCCTGTACCTGGCCAACATCGCCAGCAAGGTTACGCTGGTTCACCGCCGCGAAACGTTCCGCGCCGAGAAAATCCTGGTCGACAAGCTCAACGCACGTGTGGCTGAAGGCAAGATCGAGCTGAAGCTCAACGCCACCCTGGACGAAGTTCTGGGCGACGACATGGGTGTCACCGGTGCTCGTCTGAAGAACAACGATGGCAGCTTCGATGAAATCAAGGTTGACGGCGTGTTCATCGCTATCGGTCATACCCCGAACACTTCGCTGTTCGAAGGTCAGCTGACCTTGAAGGATGGCTATCTGGTGGTAAACGGTGGGCGTGATGGCAATGCTACCGCTACCAACGTTGAAGGCGTGTTTGCCGCGGGCGACGTAGCCGACCACGTGTATCGCCAGGCGATCACCTCGGCCGGTGCTGGTTGCATGGCTGCGCTGGATGTCGAGCGCTACCTGGACGGTCTGCAGAACGCTTGA
- a CDS encoding glycosyltransferase family 1 protein, producing MSAPSLHVTLVSETFPPEINGVAITLGHLIEGLCQRGHHVELIRPRQAEDPPGDKSDWQLLCRGWPLPGYPGLQWGQVSMHKLMRRWRRQRPDVLYIATEGPLGLSALRAARRLGIAVISGFHTNFHQYSSEYGLGMLARLLTHYLRAFHRRTHTTLVASVSQHLELGRRGFDNLTLMGHGVDSQLFKPGRRSQALREQWGLGNDDIALLHVGRLAPEKNLGVLQHCLHAAQKNYPQRRIKLIVVGDGPQRRALQQQLPDALFCGAQRAEALAEHYASGDIFLFPSLTETFGNVVLEAMAAGLAVVAYDQAAAAQHIRHGHSGALAMPGDEAAFIDACNWLLNDPEALRRVRLNARQHASRQGWSAVVEQFEGHLHAACRQGRNVMQPPPPALIIKPESSTLHG from the coding sequence ATGAGCGCCCCATCCCTGCACGTCACCCTGGTCAGCGAAACCTTCCCACCGGAAATCAATGGCGTGGCAATTACCCTTGGCCACTTGATCGAGGGGTTGTGCCAGCGAGGCCATCACGTCGAGCTGATCCGCCCACGTCAGGCGGAGGATCCGCCGGGTGACAAAAGTGACTGGCAATTGCTCTGCCGAGGCTGGCCGTTACCGGGCTATCCAGGATTGCAATGGGGCCAGGTTTCTATGCACAAGCTGATGCGACGCTGGCGCAGACAGCGTCCAGACGTGCTGTACATCGCCACCGAAGGGCCGCTGGGCTTAAGTGCTCTGAGGGCGGCGCGCAGGCTGGGAATAGCCGTGATCAGCGGCTTTCACACCAACTTTCACCAGTATTCGAGCGAGTATGGGCTGGGGATGCTGGCCAGGTTGCTTACCCACTACCTACGCGCGTTCCACCGTCGTACCCATACCACCCTGGTAGCAAGCGTCAGCCAGCATCTTGAACTAGGACGTCGCGGTTTCGACAACCTCACGCTGATGGGCCACGGCGTGGACAGCCAATTGTTCAAGCCGGGAAGGCGAAGCCAGGCATTGCGTGAACAGTGGGGACTGGGAAACGACGACATCGCGTTATTGCATGTCGGACGTCTGGCGCCGGAGAAAAACCTCGGCGTGCTGCAACACTGCCTGCACGCAGCACAGAAAAACTATCCACAGCGACGCATCAAGTTGATTGTGGTCGGTGATGGCCCGCAGCGCAGGGCTTTGCAACAGCAGCTACCTGACGCCTTGTTCTGCGGAGCCCAACGCGCTGAAGCCCTGGCCGAACATTACGCGTCCGGGGATATTTTCCTATTCCCCAGCCTGACCGAAACCTTCGGCAACGTGGTGCTTGAAGCAATGGCAGCGGGGCTGGCAGTGGTGGCCTACGATCAGGCAGCCGCCGCCCAGCACATCCGGCACGGCCACAGCGGTGCGCTGGCCATGCCGGGCGACGAAGCAGCTTTTATCGATGCCTGTAACTGGCTGCTCAATGACCCCGAAGCGTTACGACGAGTACGCTTGAACGCCCGACAACACGCCAGCCGGCAAGGCTGGTCAGCAGTTGTCGAGCAGTTCGAGGGCCATCTTCACGCTGCCTGTCGCCAAGGCCGCAACGTAATGCAGCCACCGCCGCCAGCGCTGATCATCAAGCCAGAGTCGTCAACGCTTCACGGCTGA
- the cysZ gene encoding sulfate transporter CysZ, with protein MQAPVLSGPQYLREGLNLVLSPSLRLFVLLPLAVNLLLFVGLIYFAGHQFSLWVDSLMPSLPSWLSFLNYVLWPLFVALVVLMVFFTFTLLANIIAAPFNGFLAEKVEVVVRGTDDFPAFSWAELTAMVPRTLSREMRKLGYFLPRALALFVLSLIPVVNIIAAPLWLLFGIWMMAIQYIDYPADNHKMSWQDMLAWLREKRWQSLGFGGITYLALMIPFVNILMMPAAVAGATLFWVRERGAETAAVQKR; from the coding sequence ATGCAAGCCCCTGTACTCTCTGGCCCTCAGTACCTGCGTGAAGGACTGAATCTGGTCCTGAGCCCGAGCCTGCGCCTATTCGTATTGCTGCCTCTGGCAGTCAACCTGCTGCTGTTCGTCGGTTTGATCTATTTCGCTGGCCATCAATTCAGCCTCTGGGTCGATTCACTCATGCCAAGCCTGCCGAGCTGGCTGAGCTTTCTCAACTACGTGCTGTGGCCATTGTTCGTCGCACTGGTGGTGTTGATGGTGTTCTTCACCTTCACGTTGCTGGCGAACATTATCGCTGCGCCCTTCAACGGCTTTCTCGCTGAAAAGGTCGAAGTGGTCGTACGCGGCACGGATGACTTCCCGGCCTTCAGCTGGGCCGAACTGACCGCCATGGTCCCGCGCACCCTCAGCCGCGAGATGCGCAAGCTGGGCTACTTCCTGCCGCGGGCCCTGGCGCTTTTCGTCCTGTCGCTGATTCCAGTGGTCAACATCATCGCCGCGCCGCTGTGGCTGCTGTTCGGTATCTGGATGATGGCGATCCAGTACATCGACTACCCGGCCGACAACCACAAGATGAGTTGGCAAGACATGCTCGCCTGGCTGCGCGAAAAGCGCTGGCAGAGCCTGGGCTTTGGTGGCATCACCTATCTGGCGCTGATGATTCCTTTCGTCAACATCCTGATGATGCCCGCCGCGGTTGCTGGCGCCACCTTGTTCTGGGTGCGCGAGCGCGGAGCCGAAACAGCAGCAGTACAGAAACGCTGA
- a CDS encoding methyl-accepting chemotaxis protein, producing the protein MRGLESCMQEAAEGIEALNKQSQVIGSIIKTISDIAGQTNLLALNAAIEAARAGEQGRGFAVVADEVRQLASRTSTATEEIARVVQQNEQLAKAAVDIIDSSKRQAEEGLMLAGHTGTVIVEIQDGAKKVVNAVGQFSSQLNV; encoded by the coding sequence ATGCGTGGCCTGGAGTCGTGCATGCAGGAAGCGGCGGAGGGTATCGAAGCGCTGAACAAGCAGTCGCAGGTCATCGGTTCGATCATCAAGACCATCAGTGACATCGCCGGACAAACCAACCTGTTGGCCCTCAATGCCGCCATCGAGGCAGCTCGCGCCGGAGAGCAGGGGCGCGGCTTTGCCGTTGTAGCCGACGAAGTACGGCAGTTGGCTTCGCGCACCAGCACGGCCACCGAGGAAATCGCCCGGGTGGTGCAGCAGAACGAGCAGTTGGCCAAGGCTGCGGTGGATATCATCGACAGCAGCAAGCGTCAGGCCGAGGAGGGGCTGATGCTTGCCGGTCACACCGGTACGGTGATCGTTGAAATCCAGGACGGGGCGAAAAAGGTCGTCAATGCCGTGGGGCAGTTTTCAAGTCAACTGAACGTCTGA
- a CDS encoding glutathione peroxidase, translating to MSAFHDLKLQALNGQELPLAPFKGQVVLVVNVASKCGLTPQYAALENLYQQYKGKGFSVLGLPCNQFAGQEPGTEEEIQQFCSLNYGVSFPLGSKLDVNGAERHQLYRLLAGEGAEFPGDITWNFEKFLVGKDGRVLARFSPRTAPDDATVVQAIEKALD from the coding sequence ATGAGTGCATTTCACGACCTGAAGTTGCAGGCGTTGAATGGGCAGGAGTTGCCTCTGGCGCCGTTCAAGGGCCAGGTGGTGCTGGTGGTCAATGTCGCCTCCAAGTGTGGCCTGACCCCGCAATATGCAGCGCTGGAAAACCTTTATCAGCAATACAAAGGCAAAGGTTTCAGTGTGCTGGGCTTGCCATGCAACCAGTTTGCCGGGCAGGAGCCGGGCACTGAAGAAGAAATCCAGCAGTTTTGCAGCCTGAATTACGGAGTGAGCTTTCCGCTGGGCAGCAAGCTGGACGTCAACGGCGCTGAACGCCACCAGTTGTATCGTCTGCTCGCCGGTGAAGGGGCCGAGTTCCCTGGCGACATTACCTGGAACTTCGAGAAATTCCTGGTGGGCAAGGACGGTCGGGTGCTGGCACGTTTCTCACCGCGCACCGCACCGGATGATGCGACCGTGGTGCAGGCGATCGAAAAGGCGTTGGATTAG
- a CDS encoding cytochrome-c peroxidase, with amino-acid sequence MFRPLMLMFGLMAGGQAWGSAPANEPILPVQPAKITNAAKVELGKQLFFDPRLSKSGFISCNSCHNLSMGGSDNLPTSIGHNWHQGPINSPTVLNSSMSVAQFWDGRAATLKEQAGGPIANPGEMGFTHDLAVDVLRSIPQYKASFKQVYGNDNVTIDEVTDAIAAFEETLVTPNAPFDRWLKGDKKAISATAEKGYQLFKSIGCVACHNGEAVGGASFQKMGMVEPYATKNPAQGVAGLTGKDQDRMMFKVPTLRNVALTYPYFHDGAYWQLEEAVDVMARLQLGRKLSGDEVSQIVAFLDTLTGDQPSFKLPILPPSSAQTPRPAPFN; translated from the coding sequence ATGTTTAGACCACTGATGCTGATGTTCGGGTTAATGGCGGGAGGACAGGCATGGGGCTCAGCCCCTGCCAACGAGCCCATCTTGCCGGTACAACCGGCGAAGATCACCAATGCAGCCAAGGTTGAGCTGGGCAAGCAGTTGTTCTTTGATCCACGCCTGTCCAAGTCCGGCTTCATTTCCTGCAACTCTTGCCACAACCTGAGCATGGGCGGTAGCGATAACCTGCCAACCTCCATCGGTCACAACTGGCATCAAGGCCCGATCAACTCCCCTACCGTGCTCAACTCGAGCATGAGCGTCGCCCAGTTCTGGGATGGCCGCGCCGCTACCCTCAAAGAGCAGGCCGGTGGGCCCATCGCCAACCCCGGAGAAATGGGCTTCACCCACGACCTGGCGGTGGACGTGCTGCGCTCGATTCCCCAGTACAAAGCATCGTTCAAGCAGGTGTACGGCAATGACAACGTCACCATCGACGAGGTAACCGACGCCATTGCAGCCTTCGAAGAAACCCTGGTCACACCCAACGCTCCATTCGATCGTTGGCTGAAGGGGGACAAAAAAGCCATCAGCGCCACCGCCGAGAAAGGCTATCAGTTGTTCAAAAGCATCGGCTGCGTCGCTTGCCATAATGGCGAAGCCGTAGGTGGCGCCTCGTTCCAGAAAATGGGCATGGTCGAACCCTATGCCACCAAAAACCCGGCCCAAGGTGTCGCGGGGCTGACCGGCAAGGATCAGGACCGTATGATGTTCAAGGTGCCGACGCTGCGTAACGTCGCGTTGACCTACCCCTACTTCCATGACGGCGCCTACTGGCAACTGGAAGAAGCAGTGGATGTGATGGCGCGGTTGCAATTGGGGCGCAAGTTGAGCGGTGACGAGGTCTCCCAGATCGTCGCCTTCCTCGATACGCTGACCGGCGATCAACCGAGTTTCAAACTGCCAATACTGCCACCGTCTTCGGCGCAAACGCCGCGTCCGGCACCGTTCAACTGA
- a CDS encoding NADH:flavin oxidoreductase, which yields MSATALFTPFQLGSLELPTRVVMAPMTRTFCPGGVPHAKVVEYYRRRAAAGVGLIITEGTTVDHKAANGYPNVPRFHGEDALAGWKQVVDAVHAEGGRIVPQLWHVGSVRRVGTEPDASVPGYGPSEKIKDGQVAVHGMSHDDIREVIEAFAQAARDAQAIGMDGVEIHGAHGYLIDQFFWAGSNQRTDEYGGDLAGRSRFAIELIQAVRAAVGADFPIIFRFSQWKQQDYSARLVESAEALGAFLQPLADAGVDIFHCSTRRFWEPEFAGSDLNLAGWTRQLTGKPTITVGSVGLDGEFLQFMVATDKVAQPASLENLLVRLSNDEFDLVAVGRALLVDPDWAAKVRDGREQDILPFSREALTTLA from the coding sequence ATGTCCGCTACTGCACTGTTCACCCCTTTCCAACTGGGCTCTCTTGAGCTGCCAACCCGTGTGGTGATGGCGCCGATGACCCGCACGTTCTGCCCCGGTGGCGTGCCCCACGCCAAGGTCGTCGAGTACTACCGTCGACGTGCCGCTGCAGGTGTCGGGCTGATCATTACCGAAGGCACCACCGTCGATCATAAAGCCGCTAACGGTTACCCGAACGTTCCACGCTTTCACGGTGAAGACGCACTGGCGGGTTGGAAACAGGTGGTTGATGCCGTGCATGCCGAAGGCGGACGTATCGTTCCGCAGCTCTGGCACGTGGGCAGTGTGCGGCGTGTGGGCACCGAGCCTGATGCCAGCGTGCCGGGCTACGGCCCAAGTGAGAAGATCAAGGACGGCCAGGTAGCGGTCCATGGCATGAGCCATGACGATATTCGTGAGGTTATCGAAGCCTTTGCCCAGGCTGCTCGTGACGCTCAAGCCATCGGCATGGACGGCGTGGAGATTCATGGTGCCCACGGCTATCTGATCGATCAGTTTTTCTGGGCCGGCAGTAATCAACGTACCGACGAGTATGGTGGCGATTTGGCTGGACGTTCGCGTTTTGCCATCGAGCTGATCCAGGCTGTACGGGCCGCCGTGGGTGCTGATTTCCCGATCATTTTCCGCTTCTCGCAGTGGAAGCAGCAGGACTACAGTGCCCGTCTGGTTGAAAGCGCCGAAGCGCTGGGTGCATTTTTGCAGCCGCTGGCCGATGCCGGTGTGGACATTTTCCATTGCTCCACTCGCCGCTTCTGGGAGCCAGAGTTCGCAGGCTCTGACCTGAACCTTGCTGGCTGGACTCGCCAGCTCACCGGGAAACCGACCATTACCGTGGGGAGCGTTGGCCTGGATGGCGAGTTCCTGCAGTTCATGGTGGCCACTGACAAGGTGGCGCAGCCGGCCAGTCTGGAAAACCTGCTGGTGCGTCTGAGCAATGATGAGTTCGACCTGGTAGCAGTAGGGCGTGCGTTGCTGGTCGATCCGGATTGGGCGGCCAAGGTGCGCGATGGGCGCGAGCAGGACATTTTGCCATTCAGCCGTGAAGCGTTGACGACTCTGGCTTGA
- a CDS encoding peroxiredoxin: MSILVNKQAPDFDAAAVLGDGSIVDSFKLSSLRGKYVVLFFWPLDFTFVCPSEIIAHNNRMDKFRELGVEVVGVSIDSQFTHHAWRSTPVEKGGIGEVEFTMVADVKHEITRAYGIEHDAGVALRASFLIDQQGVVQHQVVNNLPLGREVDEMIRLVEALQFTEQHGEVCPAGWRPGQKGMKADAKGVADYLAENAASL; the protein is encoded by the coding sequence ATGAGCATTCTGGTCAACAAGCAAGCCCCTGATTTCGATGCGGCGGCAGTTCTGGGCGACGGTTCTATCGTCGACAGCTTCAAGCTTTCCTCGCTGCGCGGCAAATACGTCGTGCTGTTCTTCTGGCCGCTGGACTTCACCTTTGTCTGCCCGTCGGAAATTATTGCCCACAACAACCGCATGGATAAATTCCGTGAGCTGGGTGTTGAAGTGGTAGGTGTCTCCATCGATTCGCAGTTCACTCACCACGCCTGGCGCAGCACGCCGGTGGAGAAGGGTGGTATCGGCGAAGTCGAATTCACCATGGTTGCCGACGTCAAGCACGAAATCACCCGTGCCTACGGTATCGAACACGATGCTGGCGTAGCACTGCGTGCCTCGTTCCTGATCGACCAGCAAGGCGTGGTCCAGCACCAGGTTGTCAACAACCTGCCGCTGGGTCGTGAAGTCGACGAGATGATCCGTCTGGTCGAAGCACTGCAGTTCACCGAGCAGCACGGCGAAGTTTGCCCTGCTGGCTGGCGTCCGGGCCAGAAAGGTATGAAGGCTGATGCCAAAGGCGTTGCCGACTACCTGGCGGAAAACGCCGCCAGCCTGTAA
- the nadC gene encoding carboxylating nicotinate-nucleotide diphosphorylase: MPNLRLADLTAEIEANVRRALLEDVGSGDITAQLIPAERLAKATIITRDACVIAGSAWVDAVFRQLDPRVAVHWQVKDGERAQPNQPLFHLEGPARSLLTGERSALNFLQLLSGVATRAQFFADKVADTQVKLLDTRKTLPGLRLAQKYAVTCGGCHNHRIGLFDAFLIKENHIAASGGIAQAISAAHKIAPGKPVEVEVESLEELEQALAAGADIVMLDELSLDDMREAVRLNAGKAKLEASGGVNEDTLRVIAETGVDYISIGAMTKDVKAVDLSMRLSL; this comes from the coding sequence ATGCCGAATTTACGCCTCGCCGACCTGACCGCCGAAATCGAAGCCAACGTGCGCCGTGCGTTGCTCGAAGACGTTGGCAGTGGCGACATCACCGCCCAGTTGATCCCGGCCGAGCGCCTTGCCAAAGCCACTATCATTACCCGCGATGCGTGCGTCATCGCCGGCAGTGCCTGGGTCGATGCCGTGTTTCGTCAGCTCGATCCGCGGGTAGCGGTGCATTGGCAGGTAAAGGACGGCGAGCGTGCCCAGCCCAACCAGCCGCTGTTTCATCTGGAAGGACCCGCCCGCTCGCTGCTGACCGGGGAGCGCAGTGCGCTGAATTTCCTGCAATTGCTCTCGGGTGTGGCAACGCGCGCGCAGTTCTTCGCCGATAAAGTCGCCGATACCCAGGTCAAGCTGCTCGATACCCGCAAGACCCTGCCGGGCCTGCGCCTGGCGCAGAAGTACGCGGTCACCTGTGGCGGTTGCCACAATCATCGTATCGGTCTGTTCGATGCCTTCCTGATCAAGGAAAACCACATCGCCGCCAGCGGCGGAATTGCCCAGGCTATCAGCGCCGCCCACAAGATCGCGCCCGGCAAGCCGGTGGAAGTCGAAGTGGAAAGTCTGGAAGAGCTCGAGCAAGCCTTGGCTGCCGGTGCCGACATCGTCATGCTCGACGAACTGAGCCTGGACGACATGCGCGAAGCCGTGCGCCTGAATGCCGGCAAGGCCAAGCTTGAGGCCAGCGGGGGCGTAAACGAAGACACCCTGCGGGTGATTGCCGAGACCGGCGTGGACTACATCTCCATTGGTGCCATGACCAAGGATGTGAAGGCTGTGGACTTGTCCATGCGTCTGAGCCTGTAA
- a CDS encoding DUF1631 domain-containing protein yields the protein MHKDGKVVPIKATIDQALNAPMARLPVVLLQVRDKAALQLRQGLQALFENADDMLFEMADKAVSNSEQNALFEAMRDLRLKSKNIERGYLDCFYEAFGRMGQAEMLLPGQSGSREQSAQTVLNEQERSSVLEAMVERILARDGFALNQLTLRFSALTGQPLDDRRNPLGPAMLCEYFLQAGRNLGVGIKVKLIILKLFERYVLQDAQQLYGEANQLLMATGILPELKAVHRRRAQHRPIPSVEDTSCQCGEPNIELDANEQAVFASLQSLLSRVRGRVAPRLEACSPVQPISTRDLLRLLSHLQHYVPPACEADDFDLHQQLEQLLTRVSVKSGTYRKVEGVDEDVINLIAMLFDFILADHNLPHSLRSLIGRMQIPMLKVAVLDKRFFSRSCHPARRLLNEIATAAVGWEAGDDGQRDAFYLRVEKIIQSLLNDFDDDPVIFSELLNEFVAFSSEERRRNELLEQRTRDAEEGRARAHLARQRVQQELNRRLLGKSLPRVVVRLLEEAWSQVLLLAYLKYGDTSVSWLEGLETMDELIWSVEHSTDEPQARQRLLEILPGLLKALRDGLASAAFDPFATSEFFAQLEALHIQAFDNPFTDSQLSNAGLERVLVLDEINLIGPEQAMPVDSVMCMTNDDPALLQVQRLRIGNWVELKDGEDVQRCKLITQIDSTDRLVFVNRTGLKVCEYSPLALAAAFRRGNARVLDDTLLFDRALDSVVSQLRRHQLR from the coding sequence ATGCACAAAGACGGGAAGGTGGTGCCAATCAAGGCCACCATCGATCAGGCGCTCAACGCGCCTATGGCTCGTCTGCCGGTGGTGCTTCTGCAGGTGCGTGACAAAGCTGCATTACAACTGCGTCAAGGGCTGCAGGCGTTGTTCGAGAATGCCGACGACATGCTGTTCGAGATGGCTGATAAAGCGGTCAGTAACAGTGAGCAGAACGCACTGTTCGAAGCCATGCGAGACCTGCGGCTGAAAAGCAAGAATATCGAGCGTGGCTACCTGGACTGCTTCTATGAAGCCTTCGGGCGCATGGGGCAGGCCGAGATGCTGTTACCCGGGCAGTCTGGCAGCCGTGAACAGTCAGCTCAGACGGTTTTGAACGAGCAAGAGCGCTCCAGCGTGCTGGAGGCGATGGTCGAGCGGATTCTTGCGCGCGACGGCTTTGCCCTCAATCAGCTGACCTTGCGTTTCAGCGCACTGACCGGCCAGCCTCTCGATGACCGACGCAATCCACTCGGCCCGGCCATGCTATGTGAGTACTTTCTCCAGGCTGGGCGCAATCTGGGGGTGGGCATCAAGGTCAAGCTGATCATCCTCAAGCTTTTCGAGCGTTACGTCCTGCAGGACGCCCAGCAACTGTATGGCGAAGCCAATCAGTTATTGATGGCGACCGGGATTCTGCCTGAACTCAAAGCGGTACATCGGCGTCGAGCGCAGCACCGTCCCATACCAAGCGTCGAGGACACCTCCTGCCAATGTGGTGAGCCGAATATAGAGCTGGATGCCAACGAGCAGGCGGTATTCGCCTCTTTGCAAAGTTTGCTGTCGAGGGTGCGTGGACGTGTAGCGCCGCGGCTTGAGGCGTGTAGCCCGGTGCAGCCGATCAGTACTCGTGATCTGCTGCGCCTGCTTTCTCATCTGCAGCACTATGTACCGCCGGCCTGCGAGGCTGATGATTTCGACCTGCACCAGCAGCTTGAGCAGTTGTTGACTCGCGTCAGTGTAAAGAGCGGCACCTACCGCAAGGTCGAAGGGGTTGATGAGGATGTCATCAACCTGATTGCCATGCTCTTCGATTTCATTCTTGCCGATCACAACCTGCCGCATTCTCTGCGCAGCCTGATCGGACGTATGCAGATCCCCATGCTCAAGGTTGCAGTGCTGGATAAGCGCTTTTTCAGTCGCAGCTGTCATCCCGCCCGACGCCTGCTCAACGAAATCGCCACCGCAGCCGTGGGTTGGGAGGCAGGCGATGACGGCCAGCGCGATGCCTTTTACCTGCGCGTGGAGAAAATCATCCAGAGCCTGCTTAACGACTTTGACGATGATCCGGTGATTTTTTCCGAACTGCTTAACGAATTTGTCGCCTTCAGCAGCGAAGAGCGACGGCGCAATGAACTGCTGGAACAACGCACGCGTGATGCCGAAGAAGGCCGCGCACGCGCGCATCTGGCGCGTCAACGCGTGCAGCAGGAGCTCAATCGCCGGCTCTTGGGCAAAAGCCTGCCACGGGTGGTGGTGCGCTTGCTCGAAGAGGCCTGGAGCCAGGTGCTGCTACTGGCTTATCTCAAGTATGGTGATACATCGGTTTCGTGGCTCGAAGGGCTGGAGACCATGGATGAATTGATCTGGAGTGTCGAGCATTCCACCGACGAGCCGCAGGCGCGCCAGCGCTTGCTTGAGATTTTGCCGGGGTTGCTCAAGGCTCTGCGTGATGGCCTGGCCAGCGCTGCTTTTGATCCCTTCGCCACCAGCGAGTTCTTTGCGCAACTGGAAGCCTTGCACATACAGGCATTCGACAATCCGTTCACTGACAGCCAACTGAGCAACGCCGGATTGGAGCGTGTGCTGGTGCTCGATGAAATCAACCTGATCGGCCCGGAACAGGCAATGCCGGTGGACAGCGTGATGTGCATGACCAACGACGATCCGGCTTTACTGCAAGTGCAACGCTTGCGTATTGGCAACTGGGTAGAGCTGAAGGATGGCGAAGATGTGCAGCGATGCAAGCTGATTACCCAGATCGACAGCACTGACCGGCTGGTGTTCGTCAACCGCACCGGCCTCAAGGTTTGTGAGTATTCGCCGCTCGCGCTGGCAGCTGCCTTTCGCCGCGGTAATGCGCGCGTACTCGACGACACGCTGCTGTTCGACCGGGCGTTGGACTCGGTAGTGAGTCAATTGCGCCGACATCAGCTGCGTTAG